Genomic DNA from Hypanus sabinus isolate sHypSab1 chromosome 14, sHypSab1.hap1, whole genome shotgun sequence:
ccagaggggataatttgaCTCAACTTCACTCGTCCCATTATAGAACTGTTCCTATAGCCTatagactcagtttcaaggactctttatctcatgttctcgatattttttctgcctatttatttatttatctatctatctatctatctatctatctatctatctatctatctatctatttattatttgttttatcttctttttgtatttgcacagtttattgtcttttgcacatcagttgtttgtccATCTGGTTAGGTATGGCCTTTCATTCATTCTGTTGTGTTCCTTGTACTTACCATGCATGCCTGGaacaaaatgaatttcagggttttatatggtcacacacacacacacacacacacacacacacacacacacacacacacacatatacatatatatatatatacacacatgttGATCATatattgactttgaactttgtctcTTTTCTAAACATATAAGACGTGTATGAAACCAAGTAAGGCTCAGTCGGAAAGTTTCAGAATTACTTCAGGTTAGTAATCTTAGTATGCAACAAGCTGTTCCTAATTATTGGTGAGCAAAAACTTTTTTAAGCTAGAAATAGTCATGCTGTTCTCCAGCAATTACAGTGTGTATATGAAACAATGAGAATTTGGCCTGAACAAATATGCAACAGATGTGAGCAAGTTTTATCGTATAATATGCAATTGTTTCACATTTTTGGAAGATTTTCCATGAGAATATTTTCATTCAGTGGGCTTTACCTCTGTCTATTTTGTTTTTAACCGGCTTTCAAGATGAACACTGTATCTAACTTTAATAGAACTTTTGGTTTCTTGCTAACACCTCAGTGTAACGTAAATAGTAACTCGCCTTCTAATTCCAGAAAGGCTGCCCGTAGTGCTGCTTTAAGGAAATGAAGCATTAGGAGACCATGTACTACCTGAGGCAGCAGACCGTTTACTTACAGCTGTAAAAACATGGGCAAACTCATGATTTAGTGCCGATTTGAGATAATCCGTTATTATAGGGAGCTTTGCTTATTTGATGGTCCTATATTAAACAATAACCTTTGTGACACTATATGTACATTAAATGGATACTTATCTAAATGCTCAAACAGATATTAAAGAGCAATCCTTTGTGCAGATCTATACTGATGACTGCAAACATATGATGTGCAGCCATTTCTGCAACTATTATGTGGCCTGATTGCTTCTAAGAAAGAATCTTaattgagaaaaaaaataatgttaAGAATTTTGTATGTACTTCAGCCCAGATGTCTTTTGGAATACTACTTACCTTACACATTTTTCATTGCAAATTTCAAATTTCTGAGGGATTACACACTGCAGATTGTTTATAGAGAGTTTGACAGTTTTTTCTCAGTTGCCACATGGTGTGATATTGAATCAAGGAAGAAACATTTGAACTGCCTCCCAGTGGCCCAGGGGCCTAAATTCCAAAGGTAGAAGCCGACAATCAGCAAATATTTGATGCAATATGCTAGAAACCAAAATGCAATTCAAAATGAGGATGCAtgatcccttcttctccagctcattACCCTTTCCACCTTTTACTTTCAAATTCTTTCTTCAGCTCTCCTCCAccacccacatggcttcaccttCCAACTTGctctccttcctccctccccccccccccccccactggcatcttcccccttcctttccagaactGATGAAATATTTAcccttttacatagatgctgcttgacttgctgagttgtgttgctctggatttccagcttcagcagaatctcttgtgtttatgtgagATTAGTAATAACTTGGTAAATTTGGGATATAACTAGAGTTCTCTGGTTTTTAACCCAGGGAAAAGCGTGTCTTGTGGTGTTTGAAATGAAACAAGAggttggtgagtgtgtggaggaATTAGAAATCATTGAGACATCCATTATGCTAATCCTTGCTCAAAGCATCTGAGGTTGACAAAGTGGCTGGCAGGTGAGACTAACACGTCAATTAGCTTTACATCATCTCCAGGAATCAAATGAACAGTCCCCAGACAGATTAGTgggagaatgagaatcagaatcagatttattatcatggacatacacatgaaatttgttgttttgcagcagtagtacagtgcaatacacaaaagaGATACAGATAAgtcacaataaaaataaaaaactaaataagataaaatacaaataaattgcaataaaaaggaaaaataaataagtagtgcaaagagaaagcaaaataatgaggtcgtgttcatgggttgatggaccattcagaaagctgattgTGGAGAAGAAGCTGCTAACAATATGTTGagaatgtgtcttcaggcttcaggAGAATGTTGCTAATGAATGGGGCTAGGAAAAAGGATgcatatgtgatgcaccatcaataactcactctgagacgtaggcgagatatcggcttttattgactggaagaaggaaccaggagtgagtgtctatcatacaaggtcctggagactgaggccgatcttcaggccgcaggtctcctttatacaggggcctgtgggaggagccacaggagcagtcagcaggggcgtgtcccgacaggcacatagttcaccacattcacccccccttcgtttgaaaaagtcctcatgtagcgaaggttcttacaagtcaagccgatcaggtggtcgaatctgtcgctgcgatctacgtagcaccggctgtgaccgcataggtgccggcaacattggcgattgcacaggggacgggggttgcgcgtgttcttgcccactaggcgccggtgatccctcatgcatgtgcgaggcgcctggtataaatgcgtacgaaacgcccggtatacaagtgtcgtgaggagtctgtgtagggcctggtgagtacggtgtcacctctggtgcagggttcacagttaccggagagccttcagggtagtggtctgctgcacctgcgggtgccaggtcgcggatggagaccgtgtcctcccgcccatcaggtaagaccacgtaagcatactgggggttcgcatggagaaggtgaaccctctccaccagcggggagtatttattgctcctcacatgtttccggagcagcactggccccggggacgtcagccaaactggtagggtggtcccagtgacagacttcctgggaaaagagaataggcgttcgtgaggggtggcattggtggacgtacataacagagagcggatagagtgcagtgcctcagggaggacctcctgccatcgagagaccggcaaccctttggacttgagggctaaaagtgtggccttccacactgtggcattctcccgctctacctggccattaccccggggattataactcgtggtccgactggtagcaatgcccctagctagcaagtactggcgcagctcttcactcataaaggaggaccctctatcactgtggatatagcagggatacccgaacagagtgaagagctggcgcagggcttttatgacggacgtggcagtggtgtcggggcaggggatggcaaaggggaaccgtgagaactcgtcaataacactgagaaaatagacattgcggtcagtggagggaagggggcccttaaagtcaacactcaggcgttcaaaagggcgggtggccttgacaagttgtgccgtgtcaggacagtagaagtgcggtttgcactcggcacaaatttggcagtccctggtcatcgtcctgatgtcctccagggagtacggcaggttccgagctttcacaaaatggtaaaatcgggtgacccccggatggcaaagttgtgcatgaagggcgtacagctggtcgagctgtgtgctagcacatgttccccgggatagggcatcagggggctcattgagtctgccaggccggtacaggatatcataggtgtaggtggagagttctatcctccaccgcaaaatcttatcatttttgatcttgccccgctgttggttgctgaacaggaacgcaaccgagcgctggtcggtcagcacagtgaatcttttgccagcaagatagtgcctccagtgcctaacagcctccactatggcctgggcttctttctccaccgctgagtgccgaatttcagagccttggagggtgcgagaaaagaatgctactggtctgccttcctgattaagggtagcagccagagcgaaatcggaggcatcacactccacttggaagggagcggtctcgtccactgcatgcatcgtagctttggcaatgtccgctttaatgcagttgaaggccgcgcaggcctcagcagagaggggaaacgaggtagacttgaccagggggcgagccttgtctgcgtaatgggggacccattgggcgtaataggaaaaaaaccccaggcaccgtctgagggccttgagagtggtgggaagagggagctctaacagggggcgcatacgttcgggatcaggcccaataaccccgttttccacgacatacccaagtatagcaaggcgggtggtaccaaaaacacacttgtccctgttataagtaaggttcagagctgcggccacttggagaaaccgttggaggttggcgtcgtgatctggcctgtcatgaccacagatggtgatgttatccagatagggaaatgtggcctgcagttggtactggtccaccatccggtccatttccctctggaagacagagacaccattcgtgacaccgaaagggacgcgcaggaagtgatagagccggccgcccgcctcgaaggcagtgtaggggcggtcctctgggcagatggggagctggtgataagcggatttcagatctattgtcgagtacaccttatactgagcaatctggttgaccatatccgcgatgcggggtagggggtatgcgtcaagctgcgtaaacctattgatggtttgactatagtccaccaccatcctatttttctgcccagtccgaacaacaaccacctgggccctccaagggcttgtgctcggctcaatgatcccctccctgagcagccgctgcacctccgaccgaatgaaggcccggtcccccgcgctgtacctcctgcttttggttgccacaggtttacagtcgggggtcaggttggcgaacagtggtgggggagggatcttgagagtggagaggctgcaagtgtcggtagcgcagctgttggcctggttctggatgggatgtgtgtgtccgtgtgtgtgtgtggtcagtagcggggtatgtgaagaagtcccacaaaactgaggattcttgacagtgagtggtgggaggggcccgtcgtataccatagtcactttcgagatggctctggaagtccagccccaatagcacaggtgcacacagattaggcatgaccagcagttcaaagtcccgatatactgtgccttgcaccaccaaagtcgctacacaacccgcccggatgtctgcggactgcgacccagaggccaaatggaacctccgactgaccggccgcgttgcaagtccgcagcgttgca
This window encodes:
- the LOC132404416 gene encoding LOW QUALITY PROTEIN: uncharacterized protein LOC132404416 (The sequence of the model RefSeq protein was modified relative to this genomic sequence to represent the inferred CDS: deleted 1 base in 1 codon) codes for the protein MEPVLRPDRLDLDPQDPDAALAFEHWLACFQSYLAELRATEPAVMHRILLSRVSSKVYSFIRDLPTYKGALDALKRQYLRPVNTVYARHRLATRQQRPGESCAEFLRALQTLVRACDCKTLTAEQHAELLVRDAFVTGLRSVYMRQRLLENSDLTLSSAIEKANALEAARHNADAVQSRDSPPVSWTPQTPPPPAPGSEFANAAASRDSTSSPTQTTAVARKKLVPCYFCGQKKHPRQRCPAREATCSSCGKRGHFAKVCKSQPRAECSAAGETWGPPSCMPGCGRPSLSTSARPAPDPRMLTGYPGCERPSLSASACPAPDPPMLTGYPDGDPTLATVTLDQSAPHQLARSMMDIQVEGHWTGCLFDTGSTGSFIHPDTVQRCGLATRPVSRRFHLASGSQSADIRAGCVATLVVQGTVYRDFELLVMPNLCAPVLLGLDFQSHLESDYGIRRAPPTTHCQESSVLWDFFTYPATDHTHTRTHTSHPEPGQQLRYRHLQPLHLKIPPPPLFANLTPDCKPVATKSRRYSAGDRAFIRSEVQRLLREGIIEPSTSPWRAQVVVVRTGQKNRMVVDYSQTINRFTQLDAYPLPRIADMVNQIAQYKVYSTIDLKSAYHQLPICPEDRPYTAFEAGGRLYHFLRVPFGVTNGVSVFQREMDRMVDQYQLQATFPYLDNITICGHDRPDHDANLQRFLQVAAALNLTYNRDKCVFGTTRLAILGYVVENGVIGPDPERMRPLLELPLPTTLKALRRCLGFFSYYAQWVPHYADKARPLVKSTSFPLSAEACAAFNCIKADIAKATMHAVDETAPFQVECDASDFALAATLNQEGRPVAFFSRTLQGSEIRHSAVEKEAQAIVEAVRHWRHYLAGKRFTVLTDQRSVAFLFSNQQRGKIKNDKILRWRIELSTYTYDILYRPGRLNEPPDALSRGTCASTQLDQLYALHAQLCHPGVTRFYHFVKARNLPYSLEDIRTMTRDCQICAECKPHFYCPDTAQLVKATRPFERLSVDFKGPLPSTDRNVYFLSVIDEFSRFPFAIPCPDTTATSVIKALRQLFTLFGYPCYIHSDRGSSFMSEELRQYLLARGIATSRTTSYNPRGNGQVERENATVWKATLLALKSKGLPVSRWQEVLPEALHSIRSLLCTSTNATPHERLFSFPRKSVTGTTLPVWLTSPGPVLLRKHVRSNKYSPLVERVHLLHANPQYAYVVLPDGREDTVSIRDLAPAGAADHYPEGSPVTVNPAPEVTPYSPGPTQTPHDTCIPGVSYAFIPGASHMHEGSPAPSGQEHAQPPSPVQSPMLPAPMRSQPVLRRSQRQIRPPDRLDL